CGGAGTTCGGAGAAAAGGAAAAGCAAAAATCGAGATGCCGGGAAAAAGACTCAAAGATCACGCAAGCATGCCGGGTGATGTGGGGAGGGGGGAGAAACTCTCCCCCTCCCCGATTACCCGAACTATCGGTTCTTCAAATGTTGTTTCAAGTCTCGATAATAATTTTCATGAGGCCCGGCCATAACAAGTTCTAAATCCCCATTAGCTTTCCGATAGGCAAGTAGAAACTGGATTGTCTTGAGTTTGAACTTGTGTACGAATACGCCTTTCAGGTCGCCTTTCTTTTCTTCCCCAATGCCCGGATTTTCCGCTATTCGTTTTATTTCCCGATCCAATGAGTCCTTTTCGGACTTCGACATCTTCTTTACTTTTTTTTCAAATGACCTTGACTGGTAGATTTTCATAACAGGTTACCCGAACTTGTATTCGGTTTTCTCGTTTTCGTCCAATTCGTCAAGCCCGATCAGGATTTCCTTAATAAGGGAATATGGCAAGTCCGGATTCTCTTCGGCACATTTACCCATCCGTGCCCAATGCTCAATCTGGCCGGCAAGCGACCGGTGGTCTATGCGGCTAAATCTTTTCGCGTCGTTCAAAAGTTCTTCAGATATTCTTAC
This Deltaproteobacteria bacterium DNA region includes the following protein-coding sequences:
- a CDS encoding type II toxin-antitoxin system RelE/ParE family toxin, with translation MKIYQSRSFEKKVKKMSKSEKDSLDREIKRIAENPGIGEEKKGDLKGVFVHKFKLKTIQFLLAYRKANGDLELVMAGPHENYYRDLKQHLKNR